A single region of the bacterium genome encodes:
- a CDS encoding class I SAM-dependent methyltransferase yields the protein MNAEGRIGELRRLFEADRGPGRLTSLALGEPAGRSVAVADLRRRWREALGEIRGLRVLELGCGHGGEMAYLAGEGASTVGIDLSSRRLDAARSIAPGAAVLLADAERLPFTDGVFSLVYGNSILLHLDRGRAFAEIGRVLEPGGAAVFLEPLDRHPVLRVYRALLTRRRGLARYPSLEELEGLGLGGGTDVAPWYLTAALPVFAERLFGTSGLTRGLAGLLSRFDDWLFRRGRWAARSAWTALAVYRKG from the coding sequence TTGAACGCTGAGGGGAGAATCGGCGAGCTGCGCCGTCTCTTCGAGGCGGATCGCGGACCCGGACGCCTCACCAGTCTGGCTCTCGGCGAGCCCGCGGGAAGGTCCGTCGCCGTGGCCGACCTGCGCCGTCGGTGGCGGGAGGCGCTGGGGGAGATCCGGGGACTGCGCGTGCTGGAGCTCGGCTGTGGTCATGGCGGGGAGATGGCGTACCTGGCGGGGGAGGGCGCCTCAACGGTGGGGATAGACCTCTCATCCCGACGGCTGGACGCCGCGCGGTCCATCGCCCCAGGGGCGGCGGTCCTGCTGGCCGACGCCGAGCGGCTGCCCTTCACCGACGGCGTCTTCTCCCTGGTATACGGCAACTCGATTCTTCTGCATCTTGACCGGGGGAGAGCCTTCGCCGAGATTGGGCGTGTCCTGGAACCCGGCGGGGCGGCGGTCTTCCTTGAGCCGCTGGACCGGCACCCCGTCCTGCGCGTGTACCGCGCCCTCCTCACCCGGCGGCGGGGTCTCGCCCGTTACCCCTCCCTGGAGGAGCTGGAGGGGCTGGGCCTCGGGGGCGGGACCGACGTCGCCCCATGGTACCTGACGGCGGCGCTGCCGGTGTTCGCGGAGCGCCTGTTCGGAACGAGCGGCCTCACCCGGGGCCTGGCCGGGCTCCTCTCACGCTTCGACGATTGGCTCTTCCGCCGCGGCCGTTGGGCCGCACGGAGCGCCTGGACGGCTCTTGCCGTTTACCGCAAGGGGTAA